GCTGGCGATCGTCAGCTCGAATTCCGAGGCCAACGTGCGCGCCGTGCTCGGCGACGATGCGGGCCTGTTCGCGCATTTCGAATGCGGCGCCGCGCTGTTCGGCAAGCGCCGCCGGCTGCGCCGCGTGGTGCAGGGCAGCGGCGTGCCCGACGACCGCGTCCTGTGCGTGGGCGACGAAGTGCGCGACATCGATGCGGCGCATGCCGAAGGCCTGGATTTCGGTGCCGTCGGCTGGGGCTATGCCAAGCCGGAAGCACTGCGCGCCCGCGCGCCGGAGCTGATGTTCGGCAGCGTCCCCGACATGGCGGCGCAACTCGCGGCAAAGTGCGTCGATCGCAGGCAGGCCGCGGGCCGGCGCTGAGCGTCGTTAGTTGAAGTATCTTTATTACCACTTGCTATTTTGCGCACAAAATTCCTTTAGGGAAGTCGCGAAAGTTGGCCCTATAATCGCGACTTTGCCCGGCGTCACGAGCGCTGCGGCGCCGATCACCCTGAACAAGGAATCCCCGTGAGCCAGACGCTGGTCCAGAAACTGACCCGTACCAAGCCGGTCGAAGCCACTGCCGGCTCGAGCCTGGAAACAACGCCGGGCATCGGCATGGAAGTAACGCAGGAAGCGCACCATGCGCCTGGCGGCCTGGCCCGCTCGATGGGCCTGTTCTCGCTGACGATGATCGGCGTCGGCGCTACGATCGGTACCGGCATCTTCTTCACGATGGTCGAAGCGGTGCCGAAGGCCGGCCCCGCGGTGATCCTGTCGTTCCTGCTCGCCGCGCTGACGGCGGGGCTGACGGCGCTGTGCTACGCCGAACTGTCGTTCCGCATTCCGGCTTCCGGTTCCTCGTATTCGTTCGCGTATGCGACCGTGGGCGAGTTCCTGGCGTTCATCATGGCCGCCTGCCTGCTGCTCGAATACGGGCTGGCCGCCAGCGCCACGGCGATCGGCTGGTCCGATTACCTGAACAACTTCCTTGCCAACGCATTCGGCTGGCACATCCCCACGCTGCTGCGCACGCCGATGATCGTCTCCACGCACGAAGGCGTGCTGTTCAACTGGGGGCACGTCAACCTGCCGCCGATCATCCTGGTGATGCTGTGCTGCTTCCTGCTGTCGCGCGGCGCCAAGGAATCGGCGCGCA
Above is a window of Pseudoduganella dura DNA encoding:
- a CDS encoding HAD hydrolase-like protein → MRRYDLLIFDFDGTLADSFPFFLEVFDTVADAHHFRRLDRSRLDELRGADLPQIMRQVGMPRWKLLPVAMHFRTLMAQSIGRIQLFGGVPDVLRTAAAGGVRLAIVSSNSEANVRAVLGDDAGLFAHFECGAALFGKRRRLRRVVQGSGVPDDRVLCVGDEVRDIDAAHAEGLDFGAVGWGYAKPEALRARAPELMFGSVPDMAAQLAAKCVDRRQAAGRR